The genome window taaTCTAAAACACATTTGACATGCTCGCGATTCCCGGTGATGGTGTGTTCCCATGTTGCGTGGGTCTTTAGTGAAGCGTTTATttagtattaattaaaaaacGCGCGTTTTTATATTACATGGAGCTGTTTAAGCATGCAAATCGCAATAAGTACACACACAATGTAGTCGTGTTCCGTTACCGACTAAGTATTTTGCATTACCCgatctttgttttaaaaacaaaaactgtGTTTTTGTACAGTGTACATATTGGTTAACGGTAAACAAACAAAGGATATTTAAAAGGACATGGTTTCATATTCACTTCACAAGCTATTATAaaaagtaataataaatttaaagtaaCTAAACATTTCCATAATAGGTGTTAGTATGTACCTAAATCTGGCCCACCTGTAAAATTCCTTAAATTTTTggccccataataaaagtttgcCCACCATCTCAGATATATCAGaaataaacaacatttttcCAAAACAACACATATTACACAAACTTTTAGCTTATATTTTCTGCCCTACTGGAAAGCTAAAATTTTCGGcccgctgcgctaaacgaagtttcCACTTGTCTTAATGAAACTTGCAGTTAGCAAAATAAAACTGTATTATTTAGGTACACTTTTCATATCGCAAATAAGAAAGCTTAGCAAGTCATTACTTACTTTACTGACCTACTAGTAACATAATATACTGGTTTCTAAccattattttatatttgtataCGAATTATGACTGGTGACATTACCAGTGTGCAATGTTAACGGTGCAGTAAAACCCAAGTGTATTGTAAATGGTGTCGAAAAGAGCCGTTTAGCATAATATTTCTCTTTACGAGAACTACTCAAGCGTAGTTGTATTACCAGCATAATGTAAGCTTGAGAGTTAATGTtttaaaagtaggtatttactaGAAAATGTTTAGAAATAAATACTCAACATGTTTAGGGCATGGCTTAAGTGAACTATGTGCTTTTATAAGATAAAAGCTGAGAGTATATTGAGTTTAGGTATAAACCCTCTTTTTGGTAAGTGTTGAAATGGCcttgaaaaatataattataagtaaGTTTCGTAGGCACATACTCGTATTAAAGTACATAAGACTTTACACGTGTACAAAGCTTTTAAATATTAGGTATGCtgtttttaaaatacctaccttTTGATTCTTGAGATAATTTAAGATGTCATATACTACACCAAGAAAAGTTATTACGCAGAAAGATTTATTTtaagggttaccaaaaaaaGAAAAGGGGTagccttataggatcactcgtgcgtttGTCTGTCCGTTCGTGCATTTGTCACagcacatttttttacaaaataaataattagtaaataccacaaattaataccttctCTTCCTTCTTTCCAGAAAGACCTGCAAGTCATGCGGCTGCGATCGGCTCCAGCACTCCGTGTACCACGAGGAGCTGGACTCCGTGCGGGATCGACTGGGGCTGCGGGATCGGCCGCAGATCGGCTTAGGGCTGGATTCGCCACCTGGGCTCACGCACAagcaggtacagtcagcaatagCATCTTTTGCATACAATATATTCAGCTAGCAGGCCAACCTAAGGGATTATCCCCacacaagagacgcatgtcctgaggcgcggaacagacgtccgcgccacgccgtctgaatgtaatttaaaaaaagtctcctcagtacattttgtataggaaagacgtaagacgcgcctccaggcgacgcgtcgcttggcgcgcgccgcgccgcctggagcGCGCCAAGAGACGTCTCTTGCGCGTCCCTTGcccgtccttcctatacaaaatctACTgaagagacgttttttaaattacaaacaggcggcgtggcgcggacgtccgttccgcgtctcaggacatgcgtctcttgagtggggACGGTCCCTAACTACTCGGACAACCCAGAAGCGAGTTCTCTGGCGCAGTACAGGGAGACCCGACCCCAGATAAACTGGGAACATGGGTTGGACAAAGAAGAAGACACACAGCTAGCAGGCGATGAGGCGCCGTGGGAGAGCGGATCGGGGGGAGAATTCAGCTGCAGATCGGCATATAAGGCAGGACTCGCCAACTGGACACCTGGCCCTCGCCACATTACGTGCTCGGCCTGCTGGATCGGCCTCAGTCTCGACTCACCGCATAGACGCGCTCGCATTCACAAGGAGGTATGTGTAGCTTGTAGCGACGGGATTCTGTGCGAGACCGGCTCGGTCTGACCGACCCGtcacctgggtacgtagccgaatggcacaaacgctcacgaaacgctcgtagatatctatctctattgctcttgcgtgttggcgcgacagagccagactacctttggtggcgtttcgttttcgtttcgcgtcgcagaaatgccattcggctacagcaccTGGAGTTACAAGCAGGTACAATCGGCTATACTGTTCGCTTGACATCTTTGCAGGCGCATCCAGCTAGCAGGCGGTTGGGCTCCGTACGAGAACGAATCAGTCCAGATCGACCTCGAACATTGCCAAATTAAAGGTTAAATAAGATTATCGAACCTAAAACAGCATACAAATACTTGTACGAGTTGTAAATAATTGGTATACTAGGAAAATAATGAGAGATATTTTATTAACAGCGTAGGTAGCACTAGGAAGGAAAACTGTTTGATAACTACTATGAATAATACCAGCAAATATAAATATACCGTTCTTATCAAAGCGTTTGCTTCCAGACGGAACAATACTGGGCTTCGTTGGCGGAACGCGCGCCGAGCAACGTAGGTGGCGCCACTGGGGCGGCAGCGTGGCGCGCCTGGCGAACTAGAGCGCTGGCCACGCAGCTACCGAAGCAAGACTTGTCTCTCTCACACTGTCGGCACATCGATGAGGCCCACCGCAAGCAGTTTGAAGATTTCGTCGCCGCTAGGAATGAAATAGCTTTAGATATAGGTATGCTTTAGTAATGCAATGCTAGTTACGTGTAACGCCAGCTGTCGGCGAGTAGTCAAACTAGAATGTTGTTTACAGGTGTTGCCGGTCAGCATCTAAGTGCGCCAGTGGGATGTTTGGGTTGTGATAAGCCCATTCGGAGCGGAAGTATCTCTATTTGTGCACCGCGGTTAGGTCAAGAGGTACGAGTTatgtgttaattttttttaaaacatgcATGCGATTGTTGCAAACAAAACTTGAATCTTTTACGTGGTGTAATAGTTCCGCTACtcgccgctagatggcgctataatCAATTTACATTAGTACGTGTTGTAATTTTTCAGGCGCTGTTCCACCCAGCATGCTTCTCCTGTTCGGAATGCGACGAGCTGCTGGTGGAGCTGGCGTATTGCGCGCTGGACGGCCGGCTGTTCTGCGTCAGGCATTACGCCGAGCGGCTCAAGCCGCGGTGCCATGCTTGCGATGAGGTTAGTACCTAATTATTAATAGGatgatagttttttttgcaGATGTTTTGGAAAACTATGTTCTGCCCTATTTAAGGTGGTATTTCAAGTCAAAATGCATGCGAAAACTTCGGCCGCGCGTAAACTGTAGTCACACCTCTGACAAtcgcgatcaaatatatgtatgaaagaggcgcgttccgacgcacacaatctaagctcgtgtaggtgaacgcgtactatgcttgtatgagggaggtatgacaggcggtaactgtgaggtaaccgggagcgggtgggcggcactttcagcggggagcgggaagtggccatactgtaagatttatttattacactgTGCGGTAGTGCCCAACCGAAATGATAGATTCGATTTTTCAGAAGTTTTCTTATGATTCTGGACCGATTTGGAAAATAATCTGTTTCCATCGATCGCATAGTAAAACCTATTAAGTGACGAGTTCAGCACTTTAGTCTGGGCTTACAATTATTATAAAGCTTTTACTTGTTTGATACCTTATTATGATAACAATTAAGTCAATATTGGAATTTAGAAGCACCTGATGATTGGGCGGCGCAATCAAAACAATTGAATTTATTTTTCGTCtgtacaaaagcaaatattgtAGTTATCCTTTAAAATTAGAGTCAAGATCTACCTGGTACTGcctacattaaaatttaatattcataCACCAGTATCCAATGTTGAACCTTCTTCCccagtaataagtttcgatagATATGTAAcatatagatatttatagacGTGACTGTACTTGCCAaaattttgactttttttttcaaaaagcaAGAAGGGAAGAAAAATTCAACAAGTTATTCATGGTTCATACAAGCAAATTTCCTCTTCATGATAAGCATCAAAATTCTACCTTTGACTACACTTAGACACATATTAAGCTTGACAGGTATACCTACGCTAGTCTGGAGTGCAATCATCGCATTACAATTTTACACTTCGATATTAGATTACAACCACATTGGTTGTAGCTTATTCGCTCCCACTAGTACTACATCGTATATGTACGTACACAGCATGAATCCTACATTAGATTGGAGTTAGAGTAATCGAGTAGAATGATGACTCCGTATGGGAAGTGTGCTGGCAAATGTCAGGTGGCCAGGAATAGCGCACGTCTCGTTTTGTTTGGAATACCTTTAATTTGGACAGACGAGCGTTGCGTAAGAAATTCGCGAGGATCTTCACGACCATAAGGAAAGTCAGGTGATACAGTTTATTCTTCAACTTGGTTTCAGTTGTTGTAACATGGTTTACATGATacattttacttataaattGAATCGACCGCATAATCTAAAACTGGAATATTTTTTTAGAGTTTACAAAAAGAGAAGTTCACAGAAAATTGCCTCTGGTCTTTGAGCGCTGTTTCAAAAAATTAAAGGTTATTCAGGTTTTTTAGTGTAAGTTGTGAATAAAAACAAACACCTTGATAGTCGTAATACATAATTTAGATTTACAGAAAATGCGTCATTCGTTCATGTCTCTTAAAAAGACACAAGTTTTAAGTAATAACGAAAAACATCAGTTTCATCATACCCAGAGCCGGATCTAGGGTTGTCAAGCACAGAGGGGCGACAAATTCACACTTCCTCAAATCCAAGGGGCGCCAAATtcgtcattttttaaatttttgcccCTCCTCGAAAAAGTCTAGATCTGGCGCTGAACATACGTACCTATTAACCTACCTAATtcgtagtaggtacttacagtgCGAAATGCATTAacaaataaatcatacaataatGACTCTTGCAACTATAACACTAAGTCTCAAACTACTAATTGACTCATAAATCTAGCCCATATTTCAGCCTAGTTATATTTCGAGTCCGGACACAAATATTGTTCTAAATATAACCCGACTTTTCAATAAGTCGGCCCAACTATGCCAAGCAATATTAACTGGTTCTTATCCTGGGCCGGCCAGTGTAGCGATATCGCAACCACACAAACATGTAGACAGATTTTAATAATTATCTTctgacctgtgtggtgacgggttaagaacttcaccaccccctttcttcccgtgggtgtcgtagaaggcgactatgggatatgggttaaattgtggcgtaggcgagaggctggcaacctgtcactgcaatgtcacagtttcgttttctttcaaccccttatttgccaagagtggcactgaagctttagtagtttcatgtgttctgcctacccctttatgggatacaggcgtgattgtatgtatgattgtatgtatgtatcttctTACAACtttgtcacaattttcgttttctttcaaccccttaattgccaagaatgtcactgagactttagtagtgTCCTGTGctcctacccctttatgggatacaggcgtgattgtatgtatgtatgtatgtatgtacattacAAATTCATCCTAAAAGTACTTATTTCAAACTTACAAAATGCTGCAAAGGTAATTTATATCTAAAAATATAACATCTATTTACAATATAAATATCGGTATATTTATCTAACAGAATTTTCCATTTAAGGAAAAGAGATTTCTTTAATATATTCAACACTCTTCATATCAATATAGGTCAGTCAGCAACCGAATCTATGCCACAGATTGCCAATCAGAATAACCACTAGCAAGAGTTGAACTGACAATATGAATTACGAGTCGCAACTGCGCTCGTTCATTCATGCAAAGTGCACCACTGGCGTGTATAAATATTTCCTGACTGGCATCTACGCATCAACTAGATAATAATTAAATGTGTGAGGTAGGGCAGGGTACTTAATAGTCGTACAATGTaaggtataataaatacaaCCTAACTAaggtaaatataataaataaatcacgcctgtatcccatgaaggagtaggcagagcacatgaaactactcaagtttcagtgccactcttggcaaataaggggtcgatagaaaacgaaagtgagtagcgaccccgcctttatgtacatgtcgagagcgcgacgcaaagacgcttgagaaaggttctcgaaattgaaccgaaacatgtcgaacgctatatcgacttaatacgtgagtaacccgcttaaaatatttttaaataaataataactaagCATAAAATTGAGTAGGTATCAGTAGcggcagcggctggtccatacaagccatATTATTTTCATATCATGCCATAAGTAAGTTTCCTATAAGAGAGATGTGCATCAGGCACAATTTTGCCGTACATTGTTTTAATATTGGTCAAACGGTTTCGGTAGCGTTTTTTGATTTtcagtaggtaggtaagtaccaGACTTAAAACTAACGTACAATATAAGTTCCAAAGTTTCGAtatgcaatttttttattttgtttaataataTGTGTGTTTTACCATATAAGTGTTTTGGTTGTATTACACTGTAAGCTTATATGTGAAATAAacgaaattgaattgaattgaaaaaagaCCAATATAAGTCGGTAAAATATgagtaaagtctaagaaaaatctTTCATGTTGCGCCACACTTTTGGTTGGTTTTAatcttgtgtcgagagatggtagTTTATTCACAACGACTACATTATTAGTCATATACTCTCTAGACGCTCTTTGATAGGGCTGTaatactttaaataattactgaatATCGTTACAAATTTCTTTTCGTGAATTAAATGTGAATTGTGAACTACCTGTGCAGCTGTGATCATAACCCTACAGGTGCGTAGCAACTGCAGCTAAAGTTTAAATCCCTGCTACTGAATGAATAATACTCCCGGTATGTGTTTATGGTTACCGAGCAAAAATAAACTGTTAAACAGTAACACCTCTTAGTTGTGATAGCCGCTTCGGCTTATTTGAACGTATTTTGCACGAATTTTGGCAgatctttttaaatattttatctgtGGTCGCGGTGCGGTTGAGTGTCCCGTTGAAGAGGTAAGAATGATAGTTGTGTATACTACACGTCATTTATAGTACGGATTCGCCATGATTAaattatacctaatatttatatgAACATGCTATTTTAATATATAACTTTTTattctacaccctgtttttattgactaagttccgttaactttaagggacaattctttagttcaaatataataaatttctctaagaaactagcctcttaactcttacgcttatcgaatcattaaaaaaaataatttatttactgaacatgtgtgtggcatcccttaccacttcctaatgatatttgttttgacatgtgccgtcaaacaatTGACAATGCCTTTAatattatgattaaggtcctctcacactaattaatccatttattatgtatggaaacgaaaacaattgtttttttccaatttaacaaaaagcgacatacagggtggttcctgatagtgaacctaactgcgtgtcgaatttaacggaaaacaaaaaaaaacacgttgtattttgtggcgtaggcgagagactggcaacctgtcactgcaatgtcccAATTTCGCGTTTTCTTGCAACCCctcatttgccaagagtggcactgaaacttgagtagttactctgcttacccctttatgggatactatGGGATACATTACAAATGCATCctataaatacttatttcatCTCTGACATATGAAAAAACCTGGTTGATAATCAGTCAATTTTGCGTGTATAGAATGCCAATGCATAAAAATGTCAGACTAAATTTAGTTAATAAATATAGCAATTATTTAGCATGCATATGACAATAAGTAGTGACTTGGAGTATGTCTGAATAATAATGCAAGGATTTACACATATTACTCATAGGATAACTTTACTTTTGTTGACCATAAAGCTCATGAAAACACTGCACCGATTTTGAAAGAATTAAGTGTGAAAACGtcacattttaataaaagaCTAAACTTTCTAACATCTACCTATTTTACTCacatattattttttgtggCAATTCCCAAAAGTTCAGTGTGCCAAATTTTATGCACTTAACACATGATGCGTTGAACATAAACATGTTTATCCCTGCAGTCGGGTAATAACACtaataactgtaataattaACATTTCATGTGAACAGCTCTTGACCCATATTTCTAAAACTGGTACGAATTGGTGCAATTCAGCGGTCGTATTGCAGTgtcatgttttatttatttgggacGTTTGAAAAGTTCAAAGAATATCAAATTAAATTGAGTGCAATTATTTCTACTCGTAGTGCGAATACTAGTGATTTActctaatatgtatttattaatacCTATCTACACGTGTACATGTACATAATTGGGTTTTccgtcacatatttttgttaacCTATTTCTAGCTTAAGTAGTCATTTTTAAgctgtttgttttttttaataaaataaaatttatagaTAGATACCTACCAATCCTAGATAGCGATTCTTAACTTCTTCTGTGCTTTGTGTTGGTAGTTATAGAATACTTAATCAACATTATCTGGTAGTCATGTCTTCATAAGACCCTAGTTATCAACTTTGTTCTATACTACACATGCATCAGTTTAATATTAACGGTGAACTGTATCGCATTTTCAATagacacgtttttattttttcttacaataggctagtttcctactagtcaaatcagcttctttttatgaacagTCAAAACGagttgctaatatggaattactattgaggagtgacgtcacggtcaattcatttactttatatctttctctttgacttattaaatataaattatgattaaacataactactgtccatattttcttctaattatgtggtgctttatttcgtgctctgcataaaatattttattttaagtataggaaactattcctatacttaaaataaaatatttaatgccTATTCTATATTCTCTGCAAATAATAAACCTGCAACCTGCCGTGTGATGTACACAACGTCTACAAGTCCTTGGTGCTATAAGGAATACTTATAAGTTACTTTACTCGTACTAGCTGATAATGTATAATTCAGCACAAGACAAACACGAGCTGCCTTACCAATCGTATAATACGACCCTAGTTTCATGGGCGTTAGAGCGTTTGACAGTTTGACTGCTGTGATGTTACAAATGCAGATGTCTAGAGAGTCCCTGCAATCTTACCAGGTCTTTTTATACCCGAAACTAGCCTGCAAAACTCCATTGAAGACCcacgaaatatttatttaactagcttttacccgcggcttcgcccgcgtaataaaagtattcattaagattttcatttggatccgtaggtttctctgtaggtatatttatctgcgattatttcgattgcacataatacttttgcttgcaatgattgtagaaatattacacatcgaccacagcgtaggtaattctatatacgctgaggaaacctttataaacatcccacatagcccgtatttcgacactatgatcggtgggtaaaaagtacttttttctattatcccttacaattttttacattttgcttatacttatcgcaaacgtaatcttcaagcaagcaaacaacgatcgtcatagagcacattgattgtaagagaccgccgaccgattatccgtatccctctaacgatacccatattatccgtatccgtatccgtatccgtatccctatctctatctctatctctatccctatccctatccctatcgctatcgctaacgctatctctaacgctatcgctatccctatcgctatccctatcgctatcgctatccctatcgctatccctatcgctatccctatcgctatccatagggatagcgatagccctatccctatcccttatcaagataacactttaagttctcgcgctttgtacatatatttaaagtcacatacaggtcgaacgcgattaattaacattatttttaccttttttcccaacgtttcggccaggttgcactggccgtggtcgcggaagactgacgtcccagcaaaatgtcaccggagatgtaaacaacacaaaactacccgatattaatttatataaatgttcggggtagacaaataaatataatctacc of Leguminivora glycinivorella isolate SPB_JAAS2020 chromosome 5, LegGlyc_1.1, whole genome shotgun sequence contains these proteins:
- the LOC125226446 gene encoding prickle planar cell polarity protein 3-like, with the translated sequence MNGAPARRPKSAFSEMGVRIKEVSEGRPCDNCPELCPGFIPHAWRKTCKSCGCDRLQHSVYHEELDSVRDRLGLRDRPQIGLGLDSPPGLTHKQTEQYWASLAERAPSNVGGATGAAAWRAWRTRALATQLPKQDLSLSHCRHIDEAHRKQFEDFVAARNEIALDIGVAGQHLSAPVGCLGCDKPIRSGSISICAPRLGQEALFHPACFSCSECDELLVELAYCALDGRLFCVRHYAERLKPRCHACDELIFSGEYTKAMNKDWHSGHFCCWQCDESLTGQRYVLRDEHPYCIKCYESVFANGCEECNKTIGIDSKDLSYKDKHWHEACFLCAKCRVSLVDKQFGSKLDKIYCGNCYDAQFASRCDGCGEVFRAANEEGPL